CAGTCACGATCGGGCCCTGCGGCAACTGTTTGAACAATGCCGACGATCGCCCGTTTGCCAGCGGGAATATCCCCGTCTGCAAGAAACCTTCCAAGCCGTGGTGGCCCAACTGGAGCGCCAGCCCATTACCACTGAAGGCTTTGACGCGATCGCCTATGTGGATGCGCAATTGCAAGCGGGGCGATCGGGCCGAGTCCTGGCCGCCAATGGTGAGCAATTTTGGCGCACCGTGGCGATCGACGGCGATGGGCTGGTTAACCTGGTCATTTCAGCGCTCTACGACAGCAGCTTAATTCCGCAACTCCCGGAATGGCTGCGCGAAATGCGATCGGGCGACTGGTCTTCCCTCACGGAGCTAGCGTCCGATTGGTTCAGCCCCCTAGCCGACGGAATGCAACAATCGGTGCTTTGTGCCGAAGAGGCCGGATTCACCACCCCCGGAACCACCGACTTGGGCAGCATTCTGCCGGAATTGCGCTCCCTCAGCACCGATCCACAAGAATTTCTAGACAGTTGCCGTCTCTGGCCAGTCCCCACCTTGGGCCCCGAAGCCAACCGCCCCGTGCGCACCAACATTCCAACCCTGTTGCTGTCGGGCAACTTAGATCCGGTCACGCCGCCACCCTTTGGCAATCAGGTGGCAGCCAGCCTGTCCCACGCCTATCACTACACCTTTCCCGGGTTGGGCCATGGGGCCTTTGCCAGCAGTGATTGCGCCAACCGCCTGGTTCGCGATTTTTTGCGCGATCCAAACCAATCTCCCGATGGGCGTTGTGCGGCTCAGGTGCAATTTATGCCCCAAGTGCCGATGATTCCTGCCCTGCACGCGATCGCGGTGTGGGGGACGCGAGTTCGATCGCTCGTCCCCTTGGGCTGGCAGCGAGATTCGATCTTGACCAACCTGTGGCGATCGCCCGAAACAGAACCGAATGAAGGCCGCATCAGCTTCATGTGGGTGGTGGGCGAAACCGGCCCCCAAGCCTTGCGACGGTTGGGGCTGACCGTGCCCTTGACCGCTCAAGGATCCCGGCAGGTGGGCGGGCGCACTTGGCAGCTTTACACTAGCCCCCAAAGCCCGGTGCAGGTGGCCGCCACCACCGACGGCCAGGATACGTATCTCATTGCAGTGGAAAGCTTGCGCCAGCGATCGCGCCAAGCCATTTTGCAAGGGGCGATCGCCGGGTTTCAACTGGCCCCCGCCATTGCATTGCCGTCCAAGCCATAACCCTGGACTGATTAGTGCCGATTAATTAGGCTTGAGCCTCTGAGTTAGTACCCATGGGTGCTAACTCATGGGTGCAACTCATCAGCTCATGGGTGTAGGCGTAGGAACAACGATCGCCGGAGCCGGCCGGCCCCGCCGTGCCACCTCCACAAACTGGCTAACCCGGTTCGGGTCGATCGGCAAATCCCGCCGGCCTCGCCGCTTCAGGGAGCTGGCCACAATTACCCCATCCGCCACTTCCAGCAGTTGCGCCACATTGTCATAATTAGCCCCGCTGCCCACAAAGATCGGCGTATCTCCCGCCGCAGCCTTGGCTAATTCCAAATCTTCAATGTTTGGCGGGCTACCAGTGGCCCAGCCCGACAAAATCGCCCCATCGGCCAAGCCACGTTCGATCGTGTCCTGCACCGCCACCGTTAAGTTGGGCGACCCGATCGGGCGAGCATGTTTCACCAACACATCCGCCAAAATCTTGACATCATTGCCCAGTTCTCGCCGGTAACGCAGGAGCTGGTGGGCCTGGCCTTCAATCAATCCCTGATCGGTGGCCATCACCCCCGACAGCACATTGACCCGAATGAAGTGCGCCCCGGTGCAAGAGGCGATCGCAATGGCCGAATGGGCATCATTGCGCAACACATTCACCCCGATCGGTAAAGTCACCAAATTTTGTAAATGGTGAACCACCAGCGTCATGGCACTCACCACCGCCGGATCAACCGCATCTTTCGGAAAAGGGGCATCAAAAAAATTTTCCACCAAAATCGCATTCACCCCACCGGCAGCCAGCGCCACTGCTTCCTGTTCAGCGCGCTCAATAACTGCCTTAAGGCTCAGTCCCCACCGCGCAGAACTCGGCAGCGGCAACAAATGGACGACTCCAATGATTGGCTTAGGATGTTTAAAGACTCGATCTAGATCCACGCAAAGACCTGAAAACTCGGCGAAACACAGCGGCGTTGCTAGCACCCCCCATTCTATCGAGCTTAGGGATCCCAGTCGGGTCAAATTTTCGGGCAAATTTTGAGGCAAGTTCTCGGGCGAGTTCCCGGGCAAGTTTTCGGGCAAGTTCTCGGGCGAGTTCCCGGGCGAGTTCCCGGGCAAGTTTTTGGGCGCAGGGTGCGCCGTCGATCTTCGTTCATTTCTGAGTCGGGTCTGGGGTGGTGTTTGGGGTGGTGTTTGGGTTGCCTCCCTGTCCGCTATTTGCAGAGTGATTGCGACCCTATCCACCCCTGTAGTTAATGCCCATAAACTCATGTTCAGAAAACCCTGAATTCCAAGACTCCTTGGCCAGAGCAGGGTAAAACCTGCTTGGAAGGCACAAGTATCTTGAAAACGCAATATTCCACCGTGCGAGATGCGAGAGCTTATCCCACTCTCCCCTGATAGCTACGAACTCATGTCTAGAAAATATTCATATAAGAAATACATTTTCGAGGCTAAGATGAAGGCCGAAGATTGTTTAGTACAGAGAGATTGGTGAATTGATTCCTCAAGACTTTTTGAGACAAATTGCGAAGGAGCATAGTGTCTCGAATACCGAGCTGGATGTGCTGGCCGCAGCCATCAATGGTGAGCCGATGAATGCCATTGCCCAACGCCTAGGAATCCGCCCAGAAGCGGCCCGTAAGCGCTTGGGTGAAGTGTATAAAAAGTTTCATATTGCTGGTGCTGGGCCAGGAAAATTGGCCAAGCTTCAGCAGATTTTGGTGTCTCAGTATCAAACCCGCCAAACACAAGGGCCGATCGTGGCAATTCCGGTCACCCCCGAAGTGGAAGTGGGCGAGTTGCCGCCGCAGTATGACTGGGGAGAAGCGCCGGATATTTCGGCTTTCTATGGCCGTGCGCAGGAGCTGACTGCCCTGCAAACCTGGATTTCTCAAGATCACTGCCGCGTGGTGGCCTTGCTGGGGATCGCGGGAATTGGCAAGACGGCGTTGGCGGTGCGCTTGGCTCGATCGCTCGAAGAGCAAGACGAGTTTGAGTTCATCATTTGGCGATCGCTCCGCCATGGGGTTTCGCCCCGCGAGGTGATTGGTCGGTTGGTGCAAACCTTGTCTCGCAAGCGCCAAACCTATTTGCCCGACAGTGCCCACAACCGCATTACGTTGTTGATTGACTATCTGCGTCAACACCGCTGCTTGTTGGTGCTGGATGGGGTGGAGTCGGTACTGCGCCAAGGGGATATCTCCGGACAATACCGCGACGGGTTTGAGGACTATGGTGAATTGCTGCGCCGGGTGGGCGAAGAGTCGCACCAAAGCTGCTTGCTGCTCACCAGTTCCGAAAAGCCCCGTGAGGTGGCTCGCCTAGAGGGCAATACGTTGCCGGTGCGAGTGTCGCAGTTGGGCGCGTTGGGCCCCGATGAAGCGGGTGAAATTTTCCGCGACAAGGGCTTGCAAGAGGAAAAACTCTGGAAGGAGTTGATTGATTTGTATCGGGGAAACCCGCTCACCTTGAAGATTGCTTCGACCACGATTCAAGAACTGTTTGGCGGTCGGGTGTCGGAGTTTTTGAAGCAATCGACCCTGGTGTTTGGGGATATTCGCGATTTGTTGCAACGCCAGTTTGATCGCCTGTCGGATATTGAACGGGCGATTGTTTATTGGTTGGCGATCGAACAGCAACCTCTGTCTTTGAGCCAACTGCGCGACAAAATTTCGATTCCGTTCTCGCAACCGGAATTAATCGAAGCGTTGGAATCCCTGGGCCGGCGATCGCTGATTGAGCGTGGCGCGGCCGGTGGGGCCATGTTTGGCTTGCAACCGGTGGTCTTGGAATATGTGACCCAAGAGTTTACCGATCGGGCTTGCTATGAATTGCAAGACCTGTTGCGGACGCAAAAGATCGATCGCCTGGATCTGTTCCGTACCCATGCCCTCGAAGCCTCTGAGGGTAAAGACACGGGGCCGATTCTGCCGGCCGTTAAGGATCGGCTGCGGAAGCTGATTCGCAACGATCGCCAGCTTGAAGGTCAGCTCGATCGGGTGTTGGCCGTTTTGCAAGCCAAGTTCCCCCTCGAAGTGGGCTATGCCACCAGCAATGTCCAAAGCGTTTTGGATTCGTTGCGGTTGGATCTGCCTCCGGTTGAGGCTTAGGGGTCGTCGTCATCGGCTGGCGCGAGGCTGAAGCGACTGAGTTTTGGTGCGCCAGTCGCTGTAATTAAGGACTTGAAGTCCCTTCAGACCGTTGATTAACCTTCACCTCCCTTCTCCTCCGTTTGCTTGGAGAGTTGGGGGGTGAATTTTTTGATCGTGATTTGGAATGGGCCCTTTGACCAACGCTCAGGAGGCGGCCTCGGTTTGACCGTAGCCCGCTTGGCCGTAATAGGTGCTGTAATCCATATGTAAGCGAGGATTCAGCAAATCTGAGACCGGGTGATTTTGCCGCAGATGTTCCTCCACAATCCTGGACACATCCGCTGGCTCGACCCGGGCATACCAAGTTTCATCGGGCACAATTCGCACACTGGGGCCCAAGTGGCACTGGCCATGGCAATCGCTGGCGGTGACAGTGACCCCCGCTGGCAAGGCGGCGCTCTGGAAAGCGGCCAGCACGGCTCCCGATCGATTGCGGTAGCAGTGAACGTTCTGGCAAATCAGGATCGATCGCCCATTTTCCCCTGTACCCAACTCGGCCGCAGGCTGGTTTTGGGACTGGAGTTCAGAATCAGCGGCGTTGTTCATAGCGGTAGCCGGGGTGTGCTTGGGCGTGTTTGGTGTGGAGTTGGGTGTGGATTGGGGCACAGAGTGTGTCACGAGCGGCTTTCGAGGGTGTGGAATGAATGGGGCCAGGAGTCTGGCCAGGAGCCGAGACCGCCATTTCTCTGATTATGATGGTTCAGAGGCGAGTCGGAGGCGAAGGCAACCCCCATGGGCGATCGGACGGCCATCCCTTGGCTGTATCTGTGGCAAGAAACCCGGCAAGGCCTGCGACGGGGCGGCTGGATGAACTGGGCCGCCGTGGGTACGGTGGCGGTGTCCTTGTTTTTGTTTGGCATTAGCTTGCAGGGCACTTGGTATCTCGATCGGGCCCTGGCCAAACTGGGGAGCCAGCTCGAAATTTGCGTGTATTTGCAACCCGGGGCCCAAACCGCCGCCGTTGCCCGATCGATCGCCCAGCTCGAAGGCGTGGTGGCCGTGCAAGTGATTCCGAAAGATCAGGCCTGGCAAGACCTGGTTCGGGATTTGGGCATTTCGGATATTGCCCGCGCCACCCAACAGTTGGAAGGCAACCCCCTCACCGACGAGCTAAAAGCCCAAGCAGCCCAGGCCGAGCTGACTCCCCAACTGGCGGCCACCATTGCCCAATTGCCCGGCGTAGATGCGGCCCGGTATGCGGCGGAAGTGGTGGTGCGGCTGCGGGAACTGGATTGGGGGCTGAAGGTGGTGGCCACGGGTACGATCGTCCTGTTGGTTTCCGCTGCGATCGCCACGATCATCACCGCCATTCGGTTGGTGGTGGCCGCCCGTCGTCAGGAAATTGAAATTGCTCAACTGGTGGGGGCAACCCCTGTGTGGATCTATCTGCCCTTTATTCTCCAAGGGGCCGTTTTTGGATTCCAGGGAGCCTCGATCGCCAGTTTGGCCGTCATGGCCTTGCAACAGGCCCTCGGTTCCTTGCTGAACAGCCGCTTGGGATTGGTGCAACTGCTGGCCCGAGACTTGCCCCTCACGGGTTCTGACTTGCTATTGTTGCTTTCGATTTTGGTAGGGTTTGGCTGTTCCGTGGGCCTCTTGGGCAGCTACGTGGCCGTGCGTCGCACCACCAGCGACTTGGCCATCAGGGGCGCGGAGTTTGAGGTTTAGTCCAAAACTGCGATCGGCCCCAAGCATCAAAACTGTTGATTAACCCCAATCCCGAAACTCAGGTCTAAGGAGGCTTGTTTGATGTTGCTTTCACACCGTTTGCCCCCCTTGGGGTTTTTGGCTTGGGTGCGCCAATGGCTCGATCGCGCGTTGGTGGGTTGTTTGGCTGGGGCGATCGCCCTGGCGCTGTGGTTTGTTGGCCCCAATGCCGCCTGGGCCTTGGGTGGCCCTCAGCCGGCCTTGAATGCCCCGGCTCCCGATTTCACCCTGCCCAGCAACAGCGGCGATGGCATGATTTCGCTGCAAGATTACCGAGGCCAGTGGGTGGTGTTGTATTTCTACCCCAAGGATTTCACCTCTGGCTGCACGATCGAGGCCCAGCGGTTCCAGCGCGACTTGCCCCAATATCAAGCCCGTAACACCCAAATTTTGGGAGTCAGCGCCGATGATGTGGACAGCCACGCGGAATTCTGTGATGCGGAGGGGTTGCGTTTTCCCCTGTTGGCAGACACCGACGGGGCCGTCAGCCGGGCCTATGGTTCCTGGATGAATCCCATGTCCATGCGCCATACCTATCTGATCGACCCGGAAGGGATGCTGCGCGATCGATTCTTGAAGGTGCGGCCGGTGGTTCACAGTGCGGAAGTGCTGGAACGGCTGGATCAGTTGCAGAAAGTCGGCTGATTGACGGCCGGGGCGATCGAAGTAGGGTGGAATTGGCCGAATTCATAGATTGAATTCATCAATTGAATTCATAACCTTGAGCTGAGGAGTTGCGATCGCGGTGGCTGTTCCCTCTTGTTCCCTGTCGATCATGGTGGCGCGTACGGATTTGCCATTCATGATGCACACCATTCCGCACCTGGTTCGGAGTTGCAACTTTCCCTTTGTGGAGCGGGTGCTATTTGTGGATACGGCTCCCCTGTCTGGCGATAAGGTGCAGCGGCCGGGCCTGGGGACGATCGAGCAATTGCGGGCCGCCTGCCAAGAACTGCTCGATCGCGGCATTGTCGATCGGCTCGCAGACATGGACTATGGCCAACGGCCCCAGGTTTACCGCAAGCACTTCGGTTGGCCCCTGCCCCACACCCACAACTGGAAGGGCTACCCCATTTTTGGCAGCCTCTACGCCCTCGAAGCGATCGCGGGTGACTACCTGCTGCACTTCGACAGCGACATGATGCTTTATCAAAAGCCCGGCCATGATTGGATTTCCGAAGGGGTGGAACTGCTCAAGGCTCGGCCCGATGTGATGTCTGTGCGGCCACTGACGGGGCCGCCGGCCGATGCCATGCATCAGGTCAAACCCTTCACCCAAGACCCCGATGGGTTTTATCGCTTCAAATTCTTCAGCAGCCGCGCCTTTTTGATCGATCGCCGCCGGTTTGACCAACTCTTGCCCTGGCCCATTTTGTGGCATCGATCGCCCCGGCCCTGGTTCGATCAGCTCCCCACCGCCCTGCGCACCGCCTTGTATGGAACCACCGGGCGCGGTCGCCTGGATTCCTGGGAATTAATGGTTTCCAAACGGCTGGAACTGGGCCCCTGGTGGCGGGCGGTGCTGCCGTCCACCGATGCTTGGACGGTGCATCCCAACCTCCGATCGCCCGAATTTTTAGCCGCCCTGCCGCAAATTCTGGCCAAAATCGAACAGGGTTGGTATCCCCCCGAACAGGCAGGCCAATATGACTTGCAGATTCAGCCCTGGTTGGCGGCCTTGGCTGCCGAGAATTAGCCGCCGGAATTGGCTCGATCGCCCCGGTAGTCAGTTCTTGAAGCGTATTGTCCGGGCCGGACTTTCGGAACCAAGCCTTATCATTAGGCTCAGGTGTGGTGTGAACAAACTTGAAGGAGTGTCATGCTGGCTAAGAGTCCTTCCGTTGCCAGCCGGGCCGGGCGATCGACCTCCCGTCGAAGCCTCGGGCCTGCCGTTATCAGCAACCTGAATGCGGACTTTGTTAAACGACTGTTTGACATCGTTTTTTCCCTGTTTGTACTGACTGTTTTTTCGCCGCTGTATCTGCTGCTGATTGCCCTTGTGGCCTTCAGTTCGCCCGGCCCCGTTTTTTATACCCAAAGTCGCGTCGGCAAAAACTTTCGCCGTTTTCGGTGCATCAAATTTCGCACCATGGTGGTGAACGCCGATGAAATGCTAGCCGCCATGATTGCCAAAGATCCCGCCCTGCAGGCCGAATATGCCGCCACCTGCAAGCTCAAGCGCGACCCCCGCATCACCTGGATTGGTCGCTTTTTGCGGGTGACCAGCTTGGACGAATTCCCCCAGTTTTTAAATGTATTGCTGGGGGATATGAGTGTGGTGGGGCCGCGGCCGTTGGTTCCCGAAGAATTGCCCATGTATGGTCGTCACATCCATAAGGTGCTGACCGTGAAGCCGGGAATTACTGGACTATGGCAAGTGTCGGGACGCAACGATATTCCCTACGATCGCCGCATTTCGATCGATGTGTACTATGCCAGCGCTCGGAACCTTTGGCTTGATATTTGGATCGTGTTAAAGACCCTCTGGGTGGTGGTGGCCACCAAGGAGAACGGCGCTTACTAGGCCCTAGTGTCCTCGATCCATCAGCAATGACCCGCAACGATCGCCCGCAACGATGCCCTGCGGTTGGTGGCGGCCTTGCTCGATCGTCATGGATAATGGCGACGGTTCGATCGCGCTTGGGTTGCGGTGCTGTTCTCCCTTCAGGTTCGATCGCCCAGCCCAGACGATCCCAACCTCCCTTCAGTCGTAAACCCTGTCCCTAATGACGCAACCCAAGCGCGCCCTAATCACCGGCATTACCGGCCAAGACGGCTCCTATCTGTCGGAACTGCTGCTCCAAAAGGGCTATGAAGTTCACGGCATCATCCGCCGCACCTCCACCTTCAACACCGATCGGATCGATCACCTCTACGAAGATCCCCACAACGAAGGTGTGCGGCTGTTTCTGCACTACGGCGATCTGTGCGATGGCTCCACCCTCCGCCGGATCCTCGACAAAATTCAGCCCCACGAAGTCTATAACCTGGGGGCCCAGTCCCATGTGCGGGTGAGCTTTGACGAGCCGGAATATACCGTGGATGCCGTAGGGCTGGGAACCTTGCGGATTTTGGAGGCCTTGCGCGAAACCCAACAACGCACCGGCCAAGAAATTCGCTATTACCAAGCTGGCTCTTCCGAAATGTTCGGCAAGGTGCTGGAGGTTCCCCAAAAGGAAACAACCCCGTTTTATCCCCGCAGTCCCTACGCCTGCGCCAAGGTCTATGCCCATTGGCAAACGGTGAATTACCGCGAGTCCTACGGGCTATTTGCCTGCAATGGCATTTTGTTTAACCACGAGTCGCCTCGTCGGGGTGAAACCTTCGTGACCCGCAAGATTACGCGGGCCCTGTCGCGAATTTTGGCCGGAACCCAAAAGAAAATCTTTATGGGTAATCTCGATTCCAAGCGCGATTGGGGCTATGCCAAGGACTACGTGCGGGCCATGTGGCTGATGTTGCAGCAGGAACAACCCGATGACTATGTGGTGGCCACCAATGAA
This genomic interval from Limnothrix sp. FACHB-406 contains the following:
- a CDS encoding alpha/beta hydrolase, producing the protein MVIGRRGRWWQRWVMVTGCAMAVTLWGDGFSTGLSLGVVAGNRPPSPSVALALTSPPLPIGQFEAAPCPSLLRTEALARLGDRLRCGFVTVPERHANPTGPTIRLAVAQIRSDRPQAQPDPLVMAQGGPGGSTLMLLEPWWEAIAATPGLSDRDLVLIEQRGTQFSQPYLFCQEIYEVDRQIAPQLPQLSEETINQKTLAAYGACRDRLLGQGIDLGAYNSWENADDIPLVMSALGYGRFNFYGVSYGTMLGQHLMKRHPDRLRSVILDAVVPLNTNYITESLRSHDRALRQLFEQCRRSPVCQREYPRLQETFQAVVAQLERQPITTEGFDAIAYVDAQLQAGRSGRVLAANGEQFWRTVAIDGDGLVNLVISALYDSSLIPQLPEWLREMRSGDWSSLTELASDWFSPLADGMQQSVLCAEEAGFTTPGTTDLGSILPELRSLSTDPQEFLDSCRLWPVPTLGPEANRPVRTNIPTLLLSGNLDPVTPPPFGNQVAASLSHAYHYTFPGLGHGAFASSDCANRLVRDFLRDPNQSPDGRCAAQVQFMPQVPMIPALHAIAVWGTRVRSLVPLGWQRDSILTNLWRSPETEPNEGRISFMWVVGETGPQALRRLGLTVPLTAQGSRQVGGRTWQLYTSPQSPVQVAATTDGQDTYLIAVESLRQRSRQAILQGAIAGFQLAPAIALPSKP
- the btpA gene encoding photosystem I biogenesis protein BtpA, translating into MDLDRVFKHPKPIIGVVHLLPLPSSARWGLSLKAVIERAEQEAVALAAGGVNAILVENFFDAPFPKDAVDPAVVSAMTLVVHHLQNLVTLPIGVNVLRNDAHSAIAIASCTGAHFIRVNVLSGVMATDQGLIEGQAHQLLRYRRELGNDVKILADVLVKHARPIGSPNLTVAVQDTIERGLADGAILSGWATGSPPNIEDLELAKAAAGDTPIFVGSGANYDNVAQLLEVADGVIVASSLKRRGRRDLPIDPNRVSQFVEVARRGRPAPAIVVPTPTPMS
- a CDS encoding NB-ARC domain-containing protein, with protein sequence MRQIAKEHSVSNTELDVLAAAINGEPMNAIAQRLGIRPEAARKRLGEVYKKFHIAGAGPGKLAKLQQILVSQYQTRQTQGPIVAIPVTPEVEVGELPPQYDWGEAPDISAFYGRAQELTALQTWISQDHCRVVALLGIAGIGKTALAVRLARSLEEQDEFEFIIWRSLRHGVSPREVIGRLVQTLSRKRQTYLPDSAHNRITLLIDYLRQHRCLLVLDGVESVLRQGDISGQYRDGFEDYGELLRRVGEESHQSCLLLTSSEKPREVARLEGNTLPVRVSQLGALGPDEAGEIFRDKGLQEEKLWKELIDLYRGNPLTLKIASTTIQELFGGRVSEFLKQSTLVFGDIRDLLQRQFDRLSDIERAIVYWLAIEQQPLSLSQLRDKISIPFSQPELIEALESLGRRSLIERGAAGGAMFGLQPVVLEYVTQEFTDRACYELQDLLRTQKIDRLDLFRTHALEASEGKDTGPILPAVKDRLRKLIRNDRQLEGQLDRVLAVLQAKFPLEVGYATSNVQSVLDSLRLDLPPVEA
- a CDS encoding ferredoxin — encoded protein: MTHSVPQSTPNSTPNTPKHTPATAMNNAADSELQSQNQPAAELGTGENGRSILICQNVHCYRNRSGAVLAAFQSAALPAGVTVTASDCHGQCHLGPSVRIVPDETWYARVEPADVSRIVEEHLRQNHPVSDLLNPRLHMDYSTYYGQAGYGQTEAAS
- a CDS encoding ABC transporter permease → MGDRTAIPWLYLWQETRQGLRRGGWMNWAAVGTVAVSLFLFGISLQGTWYLDRALAKLGSQLEICVYLQPGAQTAAVARSIAQLEGVVAVQVIPKDQAWQDLVRDLGISDIARATQQLEGNPLTDELKAQAAQAELTPQLAATIAQLPGVDAARYAAEVVVRLRELDWGLKVVATGTIVLLVSAAIATIITAIRLVVAARRQEIEIAQLVGATPVWIYLPFILQGAVFGFQGASIASLAVMALQQALGSLLNSRLGLVQLLARDLPLTGSDLLLLLSILVGFGCSVGLLGSYVAVRRTTSDLAIRGAEFEV
- a CDS encoding peroxiredoxin; amino-acid sequence: MLLSHRLPPLGFLAWVRQWLDRALVGCLAGAIALALWFVGPNAAWALGGPQPALNAPAPDFTLPSNSGDGMISLQDYRGQWVVLYFYPKDFTSGCTIEAQRFQRDLPQYQARNTQILGVSADDVDSHAEFCDAEGLRFPLLADTDGAVSRAYGSWMNPMSMRHTYLIDPEGMLRDRFLKVRPVVHSAEVLERLDQLQKVG
- a CDS encoding sugar transferase; the encoded protein is MLAKSPSVASRAGRSTSRRSLGPAVISNLNADFVKRLFDIVFSLFVLTVFSPLYLLLIALVAFSSPGPVFYTQSRVGKNFRRFRCIKFRTMVVNADEMLAAMIAKDPALQAEYAATCKLKRDPRITWIGRFLRVTSLDEFPQFLNVLLGDMSVVGPRPLVPEELPMYGRHIHKVLTVKPGITGLWQVSGRNDIPYDRRISIDVYYASARNLWLDIWIVLKTLWVVVATKENGAY
- the gmd gene encoding GDP-mannose 4,6-dehydratase, whose amino-acid sequence is MTQPKRALITGITGQDGSYLSELLLQKGYEVHGIIRRTSTFNTDRIDHLYEDPHNEGVRLFLHYGDLCDGSTLRRILDKIQPHEVYNLGAQSHVRVSFDEPEYTVDAVGLGTLRILEALRETQQRTGQEIRYYQAGSSEMFGKVLEVPQKETTPFYPRSPYACAKVYAHWQTVNYRESYGLFACNGILFNHESPRRGETFVTRKITRALSRILAGTQKKIFMGNLDSKRDWGYAKDYVRAMWLMLQQEQPDDYVVATNETHSIREFLDVAFGYVNLDWQQFVEFDPRYLRPAEVDLLIGDAGRAKEKLGWEPSVTFEELVKIMVDADLRAIGLEPPGEGEALMHREAATVRQDSPITVDLGG